The Natrinema pellirubrum DSM 15624 region CCCGTCGCCGTCTCGAGTCGATTCGTTCGTCATTGCGTCCGCGTTCACGTCGCGTGCGTTTGAACCTGTCATTCGAATTCAGACGAGGAGGACGTCGTAGAGCGTTCGGAGGCCGATACCGACCACGACGAGCGTGACGAGCCCCCCGAGGACGTTCTGGAGGGTGGTGTTGGTGTACTCGCCGAGCAGGTCGCGGTTGTTCATCGCGTAGATGAGGAAGACGGCGAGGATCGGCAACAGGAGCCCGTTGGCGACCTGTGCGAAGACGATCACCTGCACGGGGTTGTAGTCCAGTGCGGAGAAGACGATCCCGACGCCGAGGATGGTCATCCAGATCGCCCGGAACCGCATCGAGGTCAGGTCCCGCTCCCAGCCCAGCGCGCCGGCGGTGGCGTAGGCACCGGCCAGCGGCGCGCTCATCGCGCTCGTGAAGCCGGCCGCGAACAGGCCGATCGCGAAGAAGGTCAGCGCGTAGCCGCCAAAGACCGGCTCGAGCTGGTCGGCCATCTCGCCGACGCCGGTGATCTGGGTTCCCTCGGGGAAGACGGCGGCGGCCGTGACGACGATCGCCGTCGTGATCAGGCCGCCGACGATGACCATCCCGATCGTGTCGGTCCGACACTCCGCGAGGTCCTCGGGACCGTCCCATCGCTCCTGAACGGTACTCGCGTGCAAGAACAGGTTGTAGCCGACGACGGTCGTCCCGACGAGACCGGCGATGAGGTAGGCCGATCCCTCCGGCACCGCGGGGACGAGCCCGGTCGCGAGCGACCCGAAATCGGGCCTGACCATGACGGCATTGAGCAGGAAGGCCCCGCCCATGATACCGACGAGGCCGATGAAGACCCGCTCGATCAGTTTGTAGCTGCCGGTCCACAGTAGCGCGCCGGCGACGATCCCCATGATGGGACCCCAGACGTTCTCGCTGATACCGGTGATCGTCGACAGCCCGGCCGCGCCGCCGACGATGTTGCCCGTCTGGAACGCCGCCGTTCCGATGCCGATCGCGCTCACCACGAGCGCGATCGAGATCGTCCGCGGCACCGGATTGTCGAACTCGTCTCGGAACGCTTCACCCAGCCCTTCCTGCGTGATCAGTCCCAGCCGTGCGCTCATCTCCTGGAGGACGATCGTCGCGATGATCGAGAACGCGATCGTCCACACGAGCAGATAGGCGTACTCCGCGCCGATCACGCTCGCGGTCGTTACCGTTCCCGGACCGACGAACGCCGCCGCGACGAGCGCGCCCGGTCCGATTGCCTTGAGGCGGTCAATGACTCCCATGCTGTGTAGTCACATTCCTCACTCGACGACACCCTCAAAAGGGTTGTTGAGAACCGAACATACGTTTTCTCCAGCGTGGTTCATCGATACGGACACCGTATGAAGTCGTATGAAAA contains the following coding sequences:
- a CDS encoding Nramp family divalent metal transporter, translating into MGVIDRLKAIGPGALVAAAFVGPGTVTTASVIGAEYAYLLVWTIAFSIIATIVLQEMSARLGLITQEGLGEAFRDEFDNPVPRTISIALVVSAIGIGTAAFQTGNIVGGAAGLSTITGISENVWGPIMGIVAGALLWTGSYKLIERVFIGLVGIMGGAFLLNAVMVRPDFGSLATGLVPAVPEGSAYLIAGLVGTTVVGYNLFLHASTVQERWDGPEDLAECRTDTIGMVIVGGLITTAIVVTAAAVFPEGTQITGVGEMADQLEPVFGGYALTFFAIGLFAAGFTSAMSAPLAGAYATAGALGWERDLTSMRFRAIWMTILGVGIVFSALDYNPVQVIVFAQVANGLLLPILAVFLIYAMNNRDLLGEYTNTTLQNVLGGLVTLVVVGIGLRTLYDVLLV